A genome region from Engraulis encrasicolus isolate BLACKSEA-1 chromosome 6, IST_EnEncr_1.0, whole genome shotgun sequence includes the following:
- the LOC134450414 gene encoding 5-hydroxytryptamine receptor 3A-like, giving the protein MEANTGPETYFVYLHSDGTVHDWLPVRVVSSCNMDIYTFPFDTQNCSYTFNSYLHNADDIQLVLDQPIEAIIERTNNYMATKGEWILLNMTAYNDKKNGSDEWNHLVFNLILKRHPTLYVVNLLVPSCFLISLDLFSFVLPPQDVDRSAFKMTLILGYTVFLLLMNDLLPVTGNTIPLLNVFFSICLALMVASLLETIIITNVLHNSHNYPDVPRWLRFLVINLLARLVCLSRKTPDDKATLTERSVEAPPQRPDVTETELVHQEHFGSLQRDLRAIRHYMEKSAATQQVSEDWIHIAQVVDRFLFFIYLIFISTSFITILVMWTT; this is encoded by the exons ATGGAAGCAAACACAGGACCAGAAACCTACTTTGTGTACCTACATAGCGATGGGACTGTACACGACTGGCTTCCGGTGAGAGTGGTCAGCTCCTGCAACATGGATATCTATACGTTCCCTTTCGACACTCAGAACTGCTCCTACACCTTCAATTCCTACTTACACAATG ctgaTGACATTCAGCTGGTTCTTGACCAGCCCATTGAAGCAATCATAGAGCGGACAAACAATTACATGGCGACGAAAGGAGAATGGATACTCCTCAACATGACAGCATACAATGACAAGAAAAATGGCTCAGATGAATGGAATCATCTGGtttttaat TTGATCCTGAAAAGGCACCCCACCCTGTACGTGGTGAACCTGCTGGTACCAAGCTGCTTCCTCATCAGTTTGGACCTCTTCAGCTTTGTCCTGCCCCCTCAGGATGTGGACCGGTCAGCCTTCAAGATGACGCTCATTCTGGGCTACACTGTCTTCCTGCTCCTCATGAACGATCTGCTGCCTGTCACTGGAAACACCATACCTCTTCTAA aTGTGTTCTTCTCCATCTGTCTTGCTCTGATGGTGGCCAGTCTTCTGgagaccatcatcatcaccaacgtCCTACACAACTCCCATAACTACCCTGACGTGCCACGCTGGCTCAGGTTTCTCGTCATAAACCTCCTGGCCCGCCTGGTTTGTCTGAGCAGGAAGACACCAGATGACAAGGCCACTCTGACAGAAAGATCAG TTGAAGCCCCTCCTCAGCGTCCCGATGTGACTGAGACTGAGCTGGTCCATCAGGAGCACTTTGGGAGTCTGCAGAGGGACCTGAGAGCCATCCGGCATTACATGGAGAAGAGTGCGGCCACCCAGCAGGTGTCAGAGGACTGGATCCACATCGCACAGGTGGTGGACCGCTTCCTGTTCTTCATCTACCTCATCTTCATCTCCACCAGCTTCATCACCATACTGGTCATGTGGACCACTTAG
- the LOC134451573 gene encoding 5-hydroxytryptamine receptor 3A-like: MNNVEKVLELRAWRFPVLLCFIVTQCMVLQPAEGFNCSEPNSESLLSALQQNVLNRSAIRPVQDPTQPIIIGLAFTMYAILGVDEKAQLLKTLIWLDMKWQNEFAHWDPEECGTNKISLPRKSLWSPDIVINEFMEENTGPETYFVYLYSDGTVHDWLPVRVVSSCNMDIYTFPFDTQNCSYTFNSYLHNANDIQLVLRNPIEVSLNKTHKYMTTKGEWILLDMTAYQDNLNGSEEWNHLYVNLILKRHPTLYVVNLLVPSCFLISLDLWSFVLPPQDVDRSAFKMTLILGYTVFLLLMNDLLPVTGNTIPLLNVFFSICLALMVASLLETIIITNILHNSHDYPDVPRWLRFLVIDLLARLVCLSRKTPDDKDTPVVAPTQRPNVIETPIELVHQEPFGSLQRDLRAIRHYMEKSAATQQVSEDWIHIAQVVDRFLFFIYLIFISTSFITILVMWTT, from the exons ATGAATAACGTTGAGAAG GTGCTGGAACTGAGGGCGTGGAGATTCCCTGTGCTGCTATGCTTCATTGTCACACAAT GCATGGTCTTGCAGCCTGCTGAGGGCTTCAACTGCTCTGAGCCAAACTCAGAGTCTCTCCTGAGTGCCCTTCAGCAGAATGTTTTGAACCGCAGTGCCATCCGGCCTGTCCAAGACCCAACACAGCCCATCATCATAGGATTGGCCTTCACAATGTATGCCATCTTGGGAGTG GACGAGAAGGCACAACTGTTAAAAACCCTCATTTGGCTGGACATG AAGTGGCAAAATGAGTTTGCACATTGGGATCCCGAGGAGTGTGGCACAAATAAAATCTCTTTGCCCCGGAAGAGCTTGTGGTCGCCAGACATTGTCATCAATGAATT CATGGAAGAAAACACAGGACCAGAAACCTACTTTGTGTACCTATATAGCGATGGGACTGTACACGACTGGCTTCCCGTGAGAGTGGTCAGCTCCTGCAACATGGATATCTATACGTTCCCTTTCGACACTCAGAACTGCTCCTACACCTTCAATTCCTACTTACACAATG CTAACGACATTCAATTGGTTCTTCGCAATCCCATCGAAGTATCATTGAACAAGACGCACAAATATATGACAACCAAAGGAGAATGGATACTGCTTGACATGACGGCTTACCAAGACAACCTAAATGGCTCTGAGGAATGGAATCATCTTTACgttaat TTGATCCTGAAAAGGCACCCCACCCTGTACGTGGTGAACCTGCTGGTACCAAGCTGCTTCCTCATCAGTCTGGATCTCTGGAGCTTCGTCCTGCCCCCTCAGGATGTAGACCGGTCAGCCTTCAAGATGACCCTCATTCTGGGCTACACCGTCTTCCTGCTCCTCATGAATGACCTGCTGCCTGTCACTGGAAACACCATACCTCTTCTTA ATGTGTTCTTCTCCATCTGTCTGGCTCTCATGGTGGCCAGTCTTCTGgagaccatcatcatcaccaacatcCTGCACAACTCCCATGACTACCCTGACGTGCCACGCTGGCTCAGGTTCCTCGTCATAGACCTCCTGGCCCGCCTGGTTTGTCTGAGCAGGAAGACACCTGATGACAAGGACACACCAG TGGTGGCCCCTACACAGCGTCCCAATGTGATTGAGACCCCCATTGAGCTGGTCCATCAGGAGCCCTTTGGGAGTCTGCAGAGGGACCTGAGAGCCATCCGGCATTACATGGAGAAGAGTGCGGCCACCCAGCAGGTGTCAGAGGACTGGATCCACATCGCACAGGTGGTGGACCGCTTCCTGTTCTTCATCTACCTCATCTTCATCTCCACCAGCTTCATCACCATACTGGTCATGTGGACCACTTAG